One Devosia lacusdianchii genomic window carries:
- a CDS encoding NADPH-dependent F420 reductase: MGRVHLEVIETSRHGDTQMTTIAIIGLGNMGKGLAKRLAGKTELVLASRDTAAATAFAATLPGSVSALDQNAAIAKADIVVLALPFGTTLEAAANPALSGKIVLDISNPVKADFSGLSIGHTTSAAEQVQDAAPNARVVKAYNTIFAGLFDLPATQTADVPVFVAGNDEAAVTAVAEIVKLSGFAVEKTGGIDAARLLEPLGMLNIRFGYGLGHGTAIAPNWTKLAA; encoded by the coding sequence ATGGGGAGAGTGCATCTTGAGGTCATCGAAACCTCACGCCACGGAGATACTCAAATGACCACCATCGCAATTATCGGCTTGGGCAATATGGGCAAGGGTCTTGCCAAGCGTCTCGCCGGCAAGACCGAGCTGGTGCTGGCCTCGCGCGACACCGCCGCCGCAACCGCCTTCGCCGCGACCCTTCCAGGTAGTGTCAGCGCCCTCGACCAGAATGCCGCCATCGCCAAGGCCGATATCGTCGTCCTCGCGCTGCCCTTCGGCACGACGCTGGAGGCCGCGGCCAACCCAGCGCTGTCCGGCAAGATCGTGCTCGATATCTCCAACCCGGTAAAGGCCGACTTCTCGGGCCTCAGCATCGGCCACACGACGTCGGCGGCCGAGCAGGTGCAGGACGCCGCACCCAATGCCCGCGTGGTCAAGGCCTACAACACCATCTTTGCCGGCCTGTTCGACTTGCCGGCGACCCAGACCGCCGACGTCCCCGTATTCGTCGCCGGCAATGACGAGGCCGCCGTCACGGCCGTGGCCGAGATCGTCAAGCTTTCGGGTTTTGCAGTCGAAAAGACCGGCGGCATCGACGCCGCCCGGCTGCTCGAACCGCTGGGCATGCTCAACATCCGCTTCGGCTACGGCCTCGGCCACGGCACGGCCATCGCCCCGAACTGGACCAAGCTGGCGGCCTGA
- a CDS encoding LysR family transcriptional regulator, giving the protein MADLAELETFIAAARAGSFARAARQLNLSPAMVGRRIQALEHRHGARLIERTTRSQRLTETGEQFLLRAEALLEAARELDELTRPEPARLSGRIRLTGPTTVGIKRLPAIIARFTAAHPDVIVEMSLSDRRVDLVTEGFDLAVRIGELRASSMIARRVGTYEFACCASPDYLARHGTPADPEQLRDARCVLNLNLIPRNRWPFQQADGTPFTVEVRGNVEIDNGEALRAAAIGGAGIAYIPLDLVADDLASGALVRILEGWSLPSLPIHTVHPSRQLVPRRVMAFIDAVAEGFKA; this is encoded by the coding sequence ATGGCAGATCTGGCCGAACTCGAGACCTTCATAGCGGCGGCGCGTGCCGGCAGTTTTGCCCGGGCTGCGCGGCAATTGAACCTGTCGCCGGCCATGGTTGGCCGCCGTATCCAGGCGCTGGAGCATCGCCACGGCGCACGACTGATCGAACGAACCACGCGCAGCCAGCGGCTGACTGAGACCGGCGAACAATTCCTGCTGCGGGCCGAAGCCCTGCTGGAGGCGGCGCGCGAACTGGACGAGCTGACCCGGCCCGAACCGGCACGCCTATCCGGCCGCATAAGACTGACCGGCCCTACCACTGTCGGCATCAAGCGCCTACCGGCCATCATCGCGCGCTTCACTGCCGCTCATCCCGACGTCATCGTCGAGATGAGCCTCAGCGACCGGCGGGTGGACCTTGTGACCGAGGGCTTCGATCTGGCTGTGCGCATCGGCGAGTTACGCGCTTCGTCGATGATCGCGCGGCGGGTCGGCACCTATGAATTCGCCTGCTGCGCTTCGCCCGATTATCTGGCGCGCCACGGCACGCCCGCTGATCCCGAGCAGTTGCGTGACGCCCGCTGCGTGCTCAATCTCAATCTCATCCCGCGCAATCGCTGGCCGTTCCAGCAGGCCGATGGCACGCCCTTTACCGTGGAGGTGCGCGGTAATGTCGAGATCGACAATGGCGAAGCTCTGCGGGCAGCGGCGATCGGTGGCGCCGGTATTGCCTACATCCCGCTCGACCTGGTGGCCGACGATCTCGCCAGTGGCGCGCTGGTGCGAATACTTGAGGGTTGGAGCCTGCCCAGCCTGCCGATCCATACGGTCCACCCGTCGCGGCAATTGGTGCCGCGACGGGTGATGGCATTCATCGACGCGGTGGCCGAGGGGTTTAAGGCCTAG
- a CDS encoding ribokinase gives MITVFGSTGLDQIGTVPRLPGPGETVLGGVFATAPGGKGSNQALAARRAGSDVKHVGAVGDDLFAAEATALLRAGGVDLSALKTAPGATAVAMIFVDAHGENCIAVLPGANATITSADADAALGKLPKGSIVMLQQEITQAATERALDIAKANGLVSILNTAPYLESTPSVAHKASILVANETEFELVSGRGIAELDSAMVDWAKQHNQTIIVTLGGDGAKAATADGTLLHVPALPIKPIDTVGAGDTFCGYLAAGLDAGLTLEAAMKRAAVAASLACLKPGAQPAIPLAAEVAAALA, from the coding sequence ATGATCACCGTTTTCGGCTCCACCGGACTCGACCAAATCGGCACCGTTCCGCGCCTGCCGGGGCCGGGTGAAACCGTTCTGGGTGGCGTGTTCGCCACCGCACCGGGGGGCAAGGGCTCCAACCAGGCTCTGGCCGCGCGCCGTGCCGGTTCCGACGTCAAGCATGTCGGCGCGGTGGGCGATGACCTCTTTGCCGCCGAAGCCACCGCATTACTGCGCGCCGGCGGTGTCGACCTCAGCGCGCTCAAGACGGCGCCGGGAGCCACCGCCGTGGCCATGATCTTCGTGGACGCGCACGGCGAAAACTGCATCGCCGTACTGCCTGGCGCCAATGCCACCATCACATCGGCAGATGCCGATGCCGCTCTGGGTAAGCTGCCCAAGGGCAGCATCGTCATGTTGCAGCAGGAAATCACCCAGGCCGCCACCGAGCGGGCGCTCGATATCGCCAAGGCCAATGGGCTGGTGTCGATCCTCAATACCGCGCCCTACCTCGAGAGCACGCCCAGCGTGGCGCACAAGGCGTCGATCCTCGTCGCCAACGAAACCGAGTTCGAGCTGGTCTCGGGCCGTGGCATTGCCGAACTCGACAGCGCCATGGTCGACTGGGCCAAACAGCACAACCAGACCATCATCGTGACGCTGGGCGGCGACGGCGCCAAGGCCGCGACGGCCGATGGCACGCTGCTGCATGTGCCGGCCCTGCCGATCAAGCCGATCGACACTGTCGGTGCCGGCGACACCTTCTGCGGTTATCTGGCCGCCGGGCTCGATGCCGGACTGACGCTGGAAGCGGCGATGAAGCGCGCCGCCGTTGCGGCAAGTCTCGCGTGCCTCAAGCCCGGCGCGCAGCCGGCTATTCCGCTGGCGGCGGAGGTCGCGGCAGCGCTGGCATAG